One Brassica napus cultivar Da-Ae chromosome C4, Da-Ae, whole genome shotgun sequence genomic region harbors:
- the LOC125585493 gene encoding probable glutamyl endopeptidase, chloroplastic: MTANLLAHAPHLFSCGIARFGAYNRTLTPFGFQNEDRTLWEATNVYVEMSPFMSADKIKKPILLIHGEEDNNPGTLTMQSDRFFNALKGHGALCRLVIYSSSREPWVLSTGKHYARSLGN, encoded by the exons ATGACTGCAAATCTCCTTGCTCATGCTCCTCATCTTTTCTCCTGCGGAATAGCTCGATTTGGCGCTTACAACAGAACACTAACGCCATTTGGTTTCCAG AACGAGGACCGGACACTGTGGGAAGCTACTAACGTCTATGTCGAGATGAGCCCATTCATGTCTGCCGATAAAATCAAGAAGCCAATCTTGCTCATCCATGGTGAAGAAGACAATAACCCAGGAACTCTAACAATGCAG TCGGACAGATTCTTCAACGCACTGAAAGGCCATGGCGCTCTTTGCCGCCTTGTTATATATTCTTCCTCACGAGAGCCATGGGTACTCAGCACGGGAAAGCATTATGCACGTTCTTTGGGAAACTGA